Part of the Candidatus Zixiibacteriota bacterium genome is shown below.
TATATATATATTGGGTGATGCTCCGAATCAGTTCCAGGATATTTTCCTGGCCGAAAATGGCAAAATCATTATCCTGGTCGTAGGGGACTTTGCGGACTTTTCTCAGGGTCATGGTTATCTGTTCCCTGGCCTCTTCGATTTTATCCTGCGAAATGGCGCTGACAACCAGGGTCAGGGCATCATCCCAGGGGTAAAGTTTCATGAAGGTTTCCAGCGGAATGGCCACTTTATTGTCCTCGCTATCATCGTCAAACAGGTTGCCCTTTTTTTCCCGGACTCCAACTATAGTGAATCTGACATTATTGATCCGAATCTCTTTGCCTAGGGGATCCTCATACGGAAAAAGAGCTTCTTTGATTTTGGAACCGATGACCGCCACCTTGGCCCTCGTCTCATTATCAAGGCTTGAGATAAAGCGGCCCATATGTATTTCAATATCATGTACCTTTAAATAATCCGGCACAACACCGACAATGGCAGGTTGATTGGCTTTATTGCCCTTGAATTTGACGACATTTCCGCCGGGTGCCCAATAATGATTTTCCGGGGATACGGCCACGACCGCCGGGCAATTTTTACGAATGGCATCGGCTTCCTCAACCGTCATGAATTTGCGATTTCTTTCCTCATCGGACAAATCATCCCACTGGACCTCGGGTGGAAAACGGTCAATAAACAAAACATTACTCCCGATACTATCGATCGACCCCTGGACGGCCTGATCGAGCCCGGTTATCAGTGAAGTCATGGCAATTACCGACCAGACTCCAATCAGAACACCAAGAATGGTCATAGAAGACCGAAATTTATTCCCCCAGATAGCCCCCAGGGCCATATTTATACCTTCTTTTAATTCCACAAGAGTCATATTTCATTACTCATAACTTAAAG
Proteins encoded:
- a CDS encoding ABC transporter permease is translated as MTLVELKEGINMALGAIWGNKFRSSMTILGVLIGVWSVIAMTSLITGLDQAVQGSIDSIGSNVLFIDRFPPEVQWDDLSDEERNRKFMTVEEADAIRKNCPAVVAVSPENHYWAPGGNVVKFKGNKANQPAIVGVVPDYLKVHDIEIHMGRFISSLDNETRAKVAVIGSKIKEALFPYEDPLGKEIRINNVRFTIVGVREKKGNLFDDDSEDNKVAIPLETFMKLYPWDDALTLVVSAISQDKIEEAREQITMTLRKVRKVPYDQDNDFAIFGQENILELIRSITQYIYIAMIVISSVGLMVGGVGVMNIMLVSVTERTREIGVRKAIGARRTNILWQFLIEAMTLSGTGGMLGIGTGLLTALLIGIVSPLPFGVSPLYVTLGFVVAISVGLIAGLYPAYRAATVDPIESLRYE